The following are encoded in a window of Staphylospora marina genomic DNA:
- a CDS encoding NADPH-dependent FMN reductase produces the protein MKILVIGGSPRANGKTRVVAEAGKDLLKAKGIEVLEFDVRNHALPLYDGDEETANHPQVKRLVELAGEADGFLICSPEYHSGMSGALKNALDFLSGKQFRRKPAAIVAVAGGGKGGINALNNMRTVLRGVGALVIPDQLVIDEDRIQGNLIVDETLQRRYTDLVEQLAEITSALRAANAYK, from the coding sequence ATGAAAATCCTGGTCATCGGAGGCAGCCCCCGGGCCAACGGAAAAACCCGGGTCGTCGCCGAAGCGGGCAAGGATCTTTTGAAAGCAAAAGGAATCGAAGTCTTGGAATTTGACGTGCGGAACCATGCCCTTCCGCTTTATGACGGCGATGAAGAAACGGCCAACCATCCCCAGGTGAAACGATTGGTGGAGCTCGCCGGCGAAGCGGACGGCTTCCTGATTTGTTCACCGGAATATCACAGCGGAATGAGCGGGGCGCTCAAAAACGCCCTTGACTTTTTGAGCGGCAAGCAATTCCGTCGAAAACCGGCTGCCATCGTGGCGGTGGCCGGCGGAGGCAAAGGCGGAATCAATGCCCTGAACAACATGCGGACGGTGCTCCGCGGCGTGGGGGCCCTGGTCATTCCCGACCAACTGGTGATCGATGAAGACCGCATTCAAGGGAATCTCATCGTGGACGAAACCCTGCAACGCCGCTACACCGACCTGGTGGAACAGCTGGCGGAAATCACCTCCGCGCTTCGCGCGGCCAATGCATACAAATGA
- a CDS encoding DMT family transporter — MSPKNLGILLLLSAIWGSSFIFIRISAPEFGPVGLVELRLGIALIALLIYALLLKHRLTVFRRWKQLLLLGAVNAAIPFVLISCAELTIPASTAAILNATTPLFTAILARFWLDEPLTRAKIIGLVLGFAGVGVLVGWAPLEYGLPLVLAVLFMLLAAFLYAVGSIYAKKAFQGSALELSIGQLAGATVFLLPWSIAFLPEHSPSMKGTFSMLALSLLCTAFAYLLYFHLVKEAGPTQTTYVTFLAPAFGVIWGMLLLNETVTAGTVTGLLMIFASVFMLTGRLPKRKASQSPSSDERT; from the coding sequence ATGAGTCCGAAGAATCTGGGGATCCTGCTGCTGCTATCCGCCATCTGGGGTTCATCCTTCATCTTCATCCGGATTTCCGCACCGGAATTCGGCCCGGTCGGCCTGGTTGAGCTTCGTTTGGGCATCGCACTCATCGCCTTGCTCATCTATGCCCTGCTTCTGAAACATCGACTCACCGTCTTTCGCCGGTGGAAACAGCTTTTGCTCCTCGGTGCGGTGAACGCGGCCATCCCGTTTGTCCTCATCTCCTGCGCCGAGTTGACCATCCCGGCGTCCACGGCGGCCATCCTGAACGCGACCACACCGCTGTTCACGGCCATCCTGGCCCGTTTTTGGTTGGACGAGCCGCTCACCCGCGCCAAGATCATCGGCCTGGTGCTCGGCTTTGCCGGAGTGGGCGTGTTGGTGGGATGGGCTCCCTTGGAGTACGGTTTGCCGTTGGTATTGGCTGTGCTCTTCATGCTGTTGGCCGCCTTTTTGTATGCGGTGGGCAGCATTTATGCCAAAAAAGCATTCCAAGGTTCCGCGTTGGAACTCTCCATCGGTCAATTGGCCGGTGCCACGGTGTTTTTGCTGCCCTGGTCGATTGCCTTTCTGCCGGAACACAGTCCGTCGATGAAAGGAACCTTTTCCATGCTCGCCTTGTCCCTGCTTTGCACGGCTTTCGCTTACCTGCTCTACTTTCATCTGGTCAAGGAAGCCGGTCCCACCCAAACCACGTACGTCACCTTCCTGGCTCCGGCGTTCGGCGTGATCTGGGGGATGCTTCTCCTGAATGAGACCGTCACGGCAGGAACCGTGACCGGACTTCTGATGATCTTTGCCAGTGTATTCATGCTGACCGGTCGATTGCCGAAACGAAAAGCGTCCCAATCCCCGTCCTCCGACGAACGGACTTGA
- a CDS encoding S1 RNA-binding domain-containing protein: MSELDKAIEEEAKKSVLDEWPEFASFAKPPYKIGDKVQVKICSIVPFGAFCHTMDEHKYKGLIHISEIANEQVDVIEDYLGVGDEFEATVKAIKEKKQGATKAYKLEFSVRSLNLKPKNERPFSKLATLKDRLKVAHEELNLKKVINMDTDSTHSEKKTYVNMTFAGYPRDIQHLLTYIENVCGTVSEESRNRIIEMADKHGIFLTTKAILETDAEFTRDLSHHFLNEVENRIGDDL; this comes from the coding sequence ATGTCCGAATTGGATAAAGCCATCGAGGAAGAAGCAAAGAAAAGCGTGCTGGACGAATGGCCGGAATTTGCCAGTTTTGCCAAGCCTCCTTACAAAATCGGAGACAAAGTCCAGGTGAAGATCTGCAGCATTGTCCCCTTCGGAGCTTTTTGCCATACCATGGACGAACACAAGTACAAAGGGTTGATTCATATCAGCGAAATTGCCAATGAACAGGTGGATGTCATAGAAGACTATCTGGGGGTCGGCGATGAATTTGAAGCCACGGTAAAAGCGATCAAGGAGAAAAAACAAGGCGCAACAAAAGCCTACAAGCTCGAGTTTTCGGTCCGATCCTTGAATTTGAAACCGAAGAACGAAAGGCCGTTCAGCAAATTGGCGACATTGAAAGACCGGCTGAAAGTTGCTCATGAAGAATTGAATCTGAAAAAGGTCATCAACATGGACACCGACAGCACCCACAGCGAGAAAAAAACGTATGTCAACATGACGTTCGCCGGATATCCGAGAGACATCCAACACCTGCTCACCTACATTGAAAATGTTTGTGGTACCGTCTCCGAAGAAAGCAGAAACAGGATCATTGAAATGGCCGACAAACACGGAATCTTCCTGACCACAAAAGCCATCCTTGAAACCGATGCCGAATTCACCCGCGATCTGTCCCACCATTTCCTGAACGAAGTCGAAAACAGAATCGGGGATGATCTTTAG
- a CDS encoding carbohydrate ABC transporter permease, whose protein sequence is MSKRIWKVLLYTVVIGYAALTLFPFLWSVLTSLKATPDVSKVWVPLEKLTLDNYIKLIGSDEYSFSKWFLNSLIVAVIVTAGNLVFNSMAGYALARINFPGKTLFFLMVLGVMMVPGQVILVPIYILLSSLGWVDNYAALTIPWLVNGFGIFLMRQFFLSIPKELEEAGFIDGLTRWGVFWRIVMPLARPALATQAIFQFMGNWNSFMWPNLLTTSEEMYTLPVGLATLYGEYDAFWNHIMAGAMFMTVPVIIVFLIFQRHFIKGIATTGLK, encoded by the coding sequence GTGTCCAAACGAATTTGGAAAGTGCTGCTGTACACGGTGGTCATCGGGTATGCCGCTTTGACCTTGTTCCCCTTCCTGTGGTCCGTCCTCACCTCACTCAAGGCCACACCGGATGTGAGCAAGGTTTGGGTGCCTTTGGAAAAGCTCACGTTGGACAACTACATCAAGCTGATCGGCAGTGACGAATACTCGTTTTCCAAATGGTTTCTCAACAGCCTGATCGTGGCGGTCATCGTGACGGCCGGCAACTTGGTGTTCAACTCCATGGCGGGATATGCGTTGGCGAGAATCAACTTTCCGGGGAAAACGCTGTTTTTCCTGATGGTTCTCGGCGTGATGATGGTGCCGGGGCAAGTGATTCTCGTTCCGATTTACATTTTGCTCAGCTCGCTGGGCTGGGTGGACAATTACGCGGCACTGACCATTCCGTGGCTGGTGAACGGTTTCGGGATCTTCCTGATGCGTCAGTTCTTCCTGTCGATCCCGAAGGAACTGGAAGAGGCCGGATTCATCGACGGGCTGACCCGCTGGGGAGTGTTCTGGCGGATCGTCATGCCGCTGGCGCGTCCGGCACTGGCCACCCAGGCGATCTTTCAGTTCATGGGCAACTGGAACAGCTTCATGTGGCCGAACCTTTTGACCACGTCGGAGGAGATGTACACCCTGCCGGTGGGCTTGGCCACGCTGTACGGGGAATACGACGCATTCTGGAACCACATCATGGCCGGAGCCATGTTCATGACGGTACCGGTCATCATCGTGTTCCTGATCTTCCAGCGTCACTTCATCAAGGGAATCGCCACGACCGGTTTGAAATGA
- a CDS encoding carbohydrate ABC transporter permease, with the protein MNLRRSLTGDPLAGLLFILPAFVALTVFLVGPILYAFWLSFHEFTFINPDLSKFVGIDNYVRMFQDERFQKALLNTSIYSLGVVPTQVCIALLLALIVDGKVRGRTFFRVSYFLPTVTSTVAVSVMFLNLFKKDGVVNQFLGLFGIEGRSWLLDVDFALPSIMLMAVWTTVGQFMVIYLAGLQDIPQELYEAAEVDGAGPFRRFWHITLPLLKPTTFFIVIMSIIGTFQVFDQMYVISKGEGGPLDATLTVVLYLYNAAFKEFEMGYASAMAFFLFFVILILTLVQRKFFGEETRM; encoded by the coding sequence ATGAATTTGCGCAGATCACTGACCGGAGATCCGCTGGCCGGCCTTCTGTTCATCTTGCCGGCGTTCGTGGCACTGACCGTGTTTCTGGTCGGCCCCATCTTGTATGCATTCTGGCTCAGCTTTCATGAATTCACGTTCATCAATCCCGATTTGTCAAAGTTTGTGGGCATCGACAACTATGTTCGCATGTTCCAGGATGAGCGGTTCCAAAAAGCCTTGTTGAACACCTCCATTTATTCTCTCGGGGTGGTTCCGACCCAGGTGTGCATCGCTTTGCTGTTGGCCTTGATCGTGGACGGCAAAGTGAGAGGACGCACGTTTTTCCGGGTTTCCTATTTTCTTCCCACCGTCACCTCCACCGTCGCCGTTTCGGTGATGTTCCTCAACCTGTTCAAAAAAGACGGAGTGGTCAACCAGTTTTTGGGGCTGTTCGGAATCGAGGGGAGAAGTTGGCTGCTTGACGTGGATTTTGCCCTGCCTTCGATCATGCTGATGGCCGTCTGGACCACGGTGGGGCAATTCATGGTGATTTATCTGGCAGGGCTTCAGGATATCCCGCAGGAACTGTATGAAGCGGCCGAAGTGGACGGAGCGGGACCGTTTCGCCGTTTCTGGCACATCACGCTTCCTCTTTTGAAGCCCACCACCTTCTTCATCGTGATCATGTCCATCATCGGCACCTTCCAGGTCTTTGACCAGATGTACGTGATCTCCAAAGGGGAAGGCGGACCGCTGGATGCCACGCTCACGGTGGTTCTCTATCTGTACAACGCGGCGTTCAAGGAGTTTGAAATGGGTTACGCTTCGGCCATGGCGTTTTTCCTCTTCTTCGTCATTCTGATTCTGACGCTGGTCCAGCGCAAATTCTTTGGGGAAGAGACCCGGATGTAG
- a CDS encoding ABC transporter substrate-binding protein — MKKKWRMLTALTGALALMVTACSSPSDESGGDQVIRIGAAVSSPAEKKILETQVKEFESKNPGVKVKIEPITDDYLKEIQTMIGARKEPDVFYLDSMPAPDLIRLGALEPLDEYVQKNNVNLSDFEDSLVKAFQADGKTYGIPKDYNTLALFYNKKMFQEAGIEAPKTWAELKEAAQKLTKGDRKGLVLNPELARYQPFLYQNGGKVLDDQGKPSLNLPENADALQFFSDLFVKDKVADVPRNMGFDWSGDAFAEQKAAMVVEGGWLIPFLKEKAPDIEYGIVELPVKEAGKPNSNLAFTVAYVMSKNSKNKDAAFKLIEYLTSEEGQAYVVDSGLALPSRKAMGQKFVEKYPEREAFVKGAAYAQPFQYGEYGPKLTDAANKAVESLVLKQESSAKAALDKAQQQAEKK, encoded by the coding sequence ATGAAGAAAAAATGGCGGATGTTGACAGCGCTTACGGGTGCTCTCGCTTTGATGGTGACCGCATGCAGTTCCCCTTCCGATGAATCCGGAGGAGACCAAGTGATTCGGATCGGTGCCGCGGTGTCCAGTCCTGCGGAAAAGAAAATCCTGGAAACGCAAGTCAAGGAATTTGAAAGCAAAAATCCCGGTGTCAAAGTCAAGATCGAACCGATCACGGATGACTATCTGAAAGAAATCCAGACGATGATCGGGGCTCGCAAGGAACCGGACGTGTTTTATCTGGACAGCATGCCGGCTCCCGACCTGATTCGCCTGGGTGCCCTCGAACCGCTGGATGAATATGTGCAAAAGAACAATGTCAATCTTTCCGACTTTGAAGACTCCCTGGTGAAAGCATTCCAAGCAGACGGAAAGACCTACGGAATTCCGAAAGATTACAACACGCTCGCACTCTTCTACAACAAAAAGATGTTCCAGGAGGCCGGCATTGAGGCTCCCAAGACCTGGGCAGAGTTGAAAGAGGCGGCCCAAAAGCTGACCAAAGGGGATCGCAAAGGACTCGTGCTCAACCCCGAACTTGCCCGTTATCAGCCGTTCCTGTATCAAAACGGCGGGAAAGTTCTGGATGATCAGGGCAAACCCAGCCTGAATCTGCCGGAGAACGCCGATGCGCTTCAATTCTTCTCCGATCTGTTCGTGAAGGACAAAGTGGCCGATGTTCCGAGAAACATGGGCTTTGACTGGAGCGGTGACGCATTTGCCGAACAGAAAGCGGCCATGGTCGTGGAAGGCGGATGGCTGATCCCGTTCCTGAAGGAAAAAGCACCGGACATCGAATACGGCATCGTTGAACTGCCGGTGAAAGAAGCGGGCAAACCCAACTCCAACCTGGCGTTCACCGTTGCGTACGTCATGTCCAAAAACAGCAAGAACAAAGATGCCGCATTCAAACTGATCGAGTATCTGACCAGTGAAGAAGGGCAGGCATACGTGGTGGACAGCGGTCTGGCTCTTCCGTCCCGCAAAGCCATGGGACAGAAATTCGTTGAGAAATATCCGGAGCGGGAGGCGTTCGTGAAAGGCGCCGCTTATGCCCAACCGTTCCAGTACGGCGAATACGGGCCGAAACTGACCGACGCCGCCAACAAAGCCGTCGAATCCCTGGTTTTGAAACAGGAGTCTTCCGCAAAAGCCGCGCTGGACAAGGCCCAACAGCAAGCAGAGAAAAAATGA
- a CDS encoding glycogen debranching N-terminal domain-containing protein — MKQLIKDGEVFLFSDPEGTVPGGNAEGYGLWRRDMRHLSTLEWELEGVGLVTLSSEARGARGKTRYTNLEVKSGDEVLFWRESLEIIRERWIDGSVLHDRFRLTNLDRRQLRSHMVIRVDADFADMFTVRGFAGGKTGNKRQSECGHSSVRFVYEGVDGLVRRTSVSVDTDAETDEEGRFRIPVLLEPGESMSVTLSVVSSEGDESPEVLSPDESFLRVLRKEEQWRTSCPEAETDSVAFKGMLETALGDFRMLLTDAGDGELPVAGLPWFAVPFGRDSLIAAWQALPVRPELALAVIRTMARHQGSRLDPWRDEEPGKIMHEIRRGELANSGQVPFTPYYGSIDSTPLFLILMAEYWRFTGDFETIRTFADHARRAFEWMDRHGDPDGRGYTSYVRKSEKGIDNQGWKDSADSVVHKDGRLAEAPISLCEVQGYVYMARTRWAELFRLLGDEETANRLREQAEDLKRRFADDFWMEDESFVALALDKDRRKVGAVTSNPGHLLMTGILDPDKGARVGRRLLESDLFSGWGIRTMSDREKAYNPMSYHNGSVWPHDNSLILLGLLETGMTDEAARLMAGLIRSASCFGDYRLPELFCGYGENEGNPVPYPVACSPQAWAAGAAFVLLRAMAGMFPDPVRKQVELAPVLPEGVNRLLIRRLKVGEGELDLALVRSEAGVHVSVLRNTTGWSVLHRSVR; from the coding sequence ATGAAACAGTTGATCAAAGACGGAGAGGTATTTCTGTTTTCGGATCCCGAAGGAACCGTTCCCGGGGGCAATGCGGAAGGATACGGATTGTGGCGGAGGGACATGCGCCATCTTTCCACCCTGGAGTGGGAGCTGGAAGGGGTCGGTCTCGTGACGCTTTCCTCTGAAGCCCGTGGAGCGAGGGGGAAGACGCGTTACACCAATCTGGAGGTGAAAAGCGGGGACGAAGTGCTCTTCTGGCGGGAGTCGCTCGAGATCATCCGGGAGCGTTGGATTGACGGAAGCGTGCTCCATGACCGGTTTCGTCTGACCAATCTGGACCGTCGTCAGCTTCGATCGCACATGGTCATCCGGGTCGATGCCGACTTTGCGGACATGTTTACGGTCAGGGGATTCGCCGGAGGAAAGACGGGGAACAAGCGGCAGTCGGAATGCGGACATTCGTCCGTCCGGTTTGTGTATGAAGGTGTGGACGGATTGGTTCGTCGCACCTCCGTGTCGGTGGACACCGATGCGGAAACGGATGAGGAAGGCCGGTTCCGGATTCCCGTCCTGCTGGAGCCCGGCGAGAGCATGTCGGTGACGCTCTCGGTCGTTTCCTCCGAAGGAGACGAATCCCCCGAAGTGCTGAGTCCCGATGAGTCTTTTCTCAGGGTCTTGCGGAAGGAAGAACAATGGCGCACTTCCTGTCCAGAGGCGGAGACGGATTCCGTGGCGTTCAAGGGAATGCTGGAAACGGCTCTGGGAGACTTCCGGATGCTTCTGACAGATGCGGGGGACGGAGAACTCCCCGTGGCCGGACTTCCGTGGTTTGCGGTGCCCTTCGGACGCGACAGCCTGATCGCGGCTTGGCAGGCCTTGCCCGTTCGTCCGGAGCTGGCGTTGGCCGTCATCCGAACCATGGCCCGTCATCAGGGAAGCCGCCTGGATCCCTGGAGAGATGAAGAGCCGGGGAAAATCATGCACGAAATTCGCAGGGGAGAGCTGGCCAATTCCGGCCAGGTGCCGTTCACTCCGTATTACGGATCGATCGACTCCACGCCGCTGTTTCTGATCCTGATGGCCGAGTATTGGCGATTCACCGGAGATTTCGAAACCATCCGGACGTTCGCCGATCACGCACGCAGGGCGTTCGAATGGATGGATCGTCACGGCGATCCGGACGGAAGAGGGTACACTTCCTATGTCCGCAAATCGGAAAAGGGAATCGACAACCAAGGATGGAAAGATTCTGCGGATTCCGTCGTTCACAAGGACGGCAGGCTCGCCGAGGCCCCGATTTCGTTGTGCGAGGTGCAAGGCTACGTCTACATGGCCAGAACCCGCTGGGCCGAGTTGTTCCGTTTGCTGGGAGACGAAGAGACGGCGAACCGGCTGCGTGAACAGGCGGAAGATCTCAAGCGTCGCTTTGCGGATGATTTCTGGATGGAGGACGAGTCTTTCGTGGCACTTGCACTGGACAAGGACCGCCGCAAAGTGGGAGCGGTCACTTCCAACCCGGGCCACTTGCTGATGACGGGAATCCTCGATCCGGACAAAGGGGCCCGTGTCGGCCGACGACTGTTGGAAAGCGACCTCTTCAGCGGATGGGGAATCCGGACGATGAGCGATCGGGAAAAGGCGTACAATCCGATGAGTTATCACAACGGATCCGTATGGCCGCACGACAACTCGCTCATTCTGCTCGGTCTGTTGGAAACCGGGATGACCGACGAGGCCGCCCGGTTGATGGCAGGGTTGATCCGGTCCGCTTCCTGTTTCGGGGATTACAGACTTCCCGAACTGTTCTGCGGCTACGGAGAAAACGAAGGAAATCCCGTTCCGTATCCCGTCGCTTGTTCTCCGCAGGCGTGGGCGGCAGGTGCCGCGTTTGTCCTGCTTCGCGCGATGGCGGGCATGTTCCCCGATCCGGTTCGCAAGCAGGTGGAACTCGCTCCCGTATTGCCGGAAGGCGTCAACCGACTGCTGATCCGGCGACTGAAAGTGGGGGAAGGGGAGCTGGATTTGGCTCTGGTCCGTTCGGAAGCCGGCGTTCATGTGTCGGTTCTGCGCAACACGACCGGCTGGTCCGTGCTCCATCGTTCCGTCCGGTGA
- a CDS encoding LacI family DNA-binding transcriptional regulator, with the protein MKKVTIKELAEKAGVSITTVSRALNGYKDINPKTKARILRLAEEMDYQPSGIARSLVTKKSRTLGLIVLDFTRSRRGHHFLFDIIYGVNDRAADLGYDVVLAAGSPHRPQGISYMELCRRRQLDGVILLGAKFQDPYLHEVLEASIPCVLIDIPLTAERCSFVSVDNVKAAKLAVEHLIGLGHRRIGFINGHEDAYVSRLRLQGYRETMREAGLEEAVFHGNFEEESGTTGIHHLLENHPDLTAVFCASDWMAIGAVNGLKRMNRSIPRDLAVVGFDDIELARYVSPSLTTVHQPRYRFGLEAVNALVRLFEGEKGESVILEPSLMIRESTSG; encoded by the coding sequence ATGAAAAAAGTAACCATCAAAGAATTGGCGGAAAAAGCCGGAGTATCGATCACCACCGTTTCCAGGGCGCTGAACGGGTATAAAGACATCAACCCGAAAACCAAAGCGCGCATTCTCCGACTTGCGGAGGAAATGGATTATCAGCCGAGTGGAATCGCACGAAGCCTCGTCACGAAAAAGTCCCGGACACTGGGCTTGATTGTCCTGGATTTCACCCGGTCCCGTCGTGGGCATCATTTTCTGTTCGATATTATTTACGGTGTCAATGACCGGGCCGCCGATCTGGGATATGACGTGGTCTTGGCCGCCGGCAGTCCCCATCGTCCGCAAGGAATTTCATACATGGAGCTGTGTCGCAGGCGGCAACTGGACGGAGTGATTTTGCTGGGAGCAAAGTTTCAGGATCCGTACTTGCATGAAGTGTTGGAAGCATCGATTCCCTGTGTGTTGATTGATATTCCTCTCACGGCGGAGCGGTGCAGTTTCGTCTCCGTGGACAACGTGAAAGCGGCAAAGTTGGCCGTGGAGCATCTGATCGGGCTCGGTCACCGGCGGATCGGATTCATCAACGGACATGAAGACGCCTACGTGAGCCGGCTGCGCCTCCAGGGATACCGTGAAACCATGCGGGAAGCGGGCTTGGAAGAAGCGGTGTTTCACGGAAACTTCGAAGAGGAATCGGGAACGACGGGCATCCATCACTTGCTTGAAAACCATCCGGATCTCACCGCCGTATTCTGTGCGAGCGACTGGATGGCGATCGGGGCCGTCAACGGTTTGAAGAGGATGAACAGGAGCATCCCGCGGGATTTGGCTGTCGTCGGTTTCGATGACATCGAACTCGCCAGGTATGTCTCGCCGTCCCTGACCACGGTCCACCAGCCCCGATACCGGTTCGGACTTGAAGCGGTGAATGCGCTGGTGCGCCTGTTTGAAGGAGAAAAAGGGGAATCGGTCATCCTTGAACCGTCTCTGATGATCCGCGAGAGCACCTCCGGTTGA
- a CDS encoding CgeB family protein, with protein sequence MRLFYISSGCGFTFQNHLSDEDENIIHAFQELEKLQPPFKMEKFLIFRESPDQLYSKIKKFRPDVILSFRGACLPSHVVYKLRSFRVPIGVWTVDDPYRLKTHATLVKPYHFVVTQDSGSVGFYKKLGKPAVHVPLAVNPAKYRPVSVPSKYRSDICFVGSAFPIRIAYFDALAPLLKTRKTIIAGQWWDRLKRYHQLRSCIHNKPIPPSEVIKYYCGAKIVLNIHRTRNDRNDNPLNVPACTPNNRTFEIAACRAFQLTSWRRDLKKMYEPGTEMVFFRNLNDLREKILYYLEHPEEREAIAARAYERTVKDHTYVHRLKYLLHLLESKGWVKRKSR encoded by the coding sequence ATGCGCCTTTTCTATATTTCTTCCGGCTGCGGATTCACGTTTCAGAACCATCTCTCGGACGAAGATGAAAACATCATTCATGCGTTTCAGGAACTGGAGAAGTTGCAACCGCCGTTCAAGATGGAGAAATTCCTGATCTTTCGGGAATCTCCCGATCAGTTGTACTCCAAAATCAAGAAGTTTCGCCCCGATGTGATTCTCTCATTCAGAGGGGCTTGCCTGCCTTCGCATGTGGTGTACAAACTCCGTTCGTTTCGGGTGCCGATCGGCGTGTGGACCGTGGATGATCCGTATCGGTTGAAGACGCACGCCACTTTGGTCAAGCCTTACCATTTCGTCGTCACACAGGACAGCGGCAGCGTGGGATTTTACAAAAAACTCGGCAAGCCGGCCGTTCATGTTCCGCTCGCGGTGAATCCCGCAAAATACCGACCGGTTTCCGTTCCTTCGAAATACAGGAGCGACATCTGCTTCGTCGGCAGTGCTTTTCCCATCCGAATCGCTTACTTCGATGCGCTCGCTCCGCTTCTCAAGACTCGGAAAACCATTATCGCCGGTCAGTGGTGGGACCGGCTGAAACGTTATCATCAACTGAGATCATGCATCCACAACAAGCCGATTCCCCCGTCGGAAGTGATCAAGTACTACTGCGGAGCCAAGATCGTTCTCAACATCCATCGCACCAGAAATGATCGGAACGACAATCCCCTCAACGTGCCGGCCTGCACTCCCAACAACCGGACGTTTGAAATCGCCGCTTGCCGGGCCTTTCAGCTGACCAGCTGGCGCCGGGACCTGAAGAAGATGTATGAACCGGGAACGGAAATGGTTTTCTTTCGCAACTTGAATGATCTCAGGGAAAAGATCTTGTATTACCTGGAACATCCCGAGGAACGGGAAGCAATCGCCGCCCGGGCGTACGAGCGGACGGTGAAGGATCATACGTATGTCCATCGCCTCAAATACTTGCTGCATCTGTTGGAATCCAAAGGCTGGGTCAAACGCAAGTCCCGTTGA
- a CDS encoding sulfatase family protein, protein MKLIFIAIDTLRADRLGCCGSHRPDISPNIDRLAQNGILFPSLIAENNVTQSSFVTIMTGKSPHQHGIVNMKPVKIPERLIPLPKVLQKNGYVTAAVDCNHRITGKPNLWFKRGYRDYLDPSESRNTHLDLPAQEINRLAIPWLKKHKHEQHFFLFLHYWDPHYPYMPDTEFARWAEETGTSATAKEPPLKKLLREPLWSFINKYNPQNLNATQIRNRYDAAVKHVDHYIGELLDALSDMGILEETCIILTSDHGESLGEHNIYFDHHGLYDTTVRLPLIIHWPNTLPRNRCVTALVQHADLFPTILQLARIRKPRAVGRLDGRSLLPLIQGKQKEIRPFAVSCEANWQLKRSIRTHRWKLIQSLQRDVYGNPKLELYHLPSDPGETRNVISRHPNVARALQTRMNNWVRGMLRRYRRKDPLSGGIKVSMHRATVAEEELVKKRLSELGY, encoded by the coding sequence GTGAAACTCATCTTCATCGCCATAGACACGCTCAGAGCCGACCGGCTGGGTTGTTGCGGTTCCCACCGGCCGGACATCAGCCCCAACATTGACCGACTGGCCCAAAACGGGATTCTCTTTCCTTCCCTGATCGCCGAAAACAATGTCACGCAAAGCTCTTTCGTCACGATCATGACCGGAAAAAGCCCCCATCAGCACGGCATTGTCAACATGAAACCCGTGAAGATCCCGGAACGTCTGATTCCGCTGCCGAAAGTCCTGCAAAAAAACGGATATGTGACCGCCGCCGTGGACTGCAACCATCGGATCACCGGCAAGCCGAATCTCTGGTTCAAACGCGGGTACAGGGATTACCTGGATCCTTCCGAGTCACGGAACACGCACCTTGATCTCCCCGCTCAGGAAATCAATCGGCTGGCGATCCCCTGGCTGAAAAAACACAAACACGAGCAACATTTTTTCCTGTTCCTCCATTACTGGGATCCTCACTATCCCTATATGCCGGACACCGAGTTCGCGCGCTGGGCGGAAGAAACGGGCACGTCCGCGACCGCAAAAGAGCCTCCGCTAAAAAAACTGCTCAGGGAGCCGCTGTGGAGTTTCATCAACAAGTACAACCCCCAAAACCTGAACGCCACGCAAATCCGCAATCGCTACGACGCCGCCGTCAAACATGTCGACCATTACATCGGTGAGCTGCTGGACGCTCTTTCCGACATGGGCATTCTGGAGGAGACCTGTATCATCCTGACATCCGATCACGGCGAAAGCCTCGGTGAACACAACATTTATTTCGACCATCACGGATTGTACGACACCACCGTACGCTTGCCGCTCATCATCCATTGGCCGAACACGCTTCCCAGAAATCGCTGTGTCACCGCTCTCGTGCAGCACGCGGATCTGTTCCCGACGATTCTGCAACTGGCCCGCATCCGCAAACCGCGCGCGGTCGGCCGTTTGGACGGACGCTCGCTGCTTCCGCTCATCCAGGGCAAACAGAAAGAGATCCGCCCGTTCGCCGTTTCCTGCGAAGCCAACTGGCAGTTGAAACGCAGCATTCGCACCCACAGGTGGAAACTGATCCAGTCGTTGCAGCGGGACGTGTACGGCAATCCCAAGTTGGAGCTTTACCATCTTCCGTCCGATCCCGGGGAAACCCGCAACGTGATCTCCCGACATCCCAATGTGGCCCGGGCACTTCAGACCCGCATGAACAACTGGGTCCGCGGGATGCTCAGGAGATACCGCCGAAAGGATCCGCTGTCCGGCGGAATCAAAGTGAGCATGCACCGGGCCACCGTGGCCGAAGAGGAGCTCGTGAAAAAACGGCTCAGCGAACTGGGGTATTGA